TGCGAACGCCTTTCAACCGTTTGATGATCGCGCGTGCTTTTGCCATGTCTCACTTTTCCCCGCGATAGGGGCTGACCAAATTCATACTAATCCAAGCCTGCGTTCACGAACGACAGACGCGAAACTTACTTGGCTTCGGTGGTCTGCCAACGCGTTCGCCATTCTTCCAGAGCCTGCTTCAGCAGTGCTTCTGTCTTATCATCGAGAGCACCGCTCGCCAGCAACGCCTCGCGCACTTCCGCTTTCTCTTCGCGAATGAACCGCAGCATGTTGCTTTCCGCTTCCTGCACACGCGGTACCGGCACCTTATCGAAGTAACCCTTCGAACCGGCGTAGATACTCATGACCTGATCGGTCATGGCGAGTGGTTGGAATTGGGGCTGCTTCAACAATTCGACCATGCGGTAACCGCGGTCAAGTTGCTGTTGCGTCGACTTATCCAGTTCCGTACCCATCTGTGCGAACGCTTCCAGTTCGCGGAACGCGGCCAAGTCAAGTCGCAAACTACCAGCGACCTTCTTCATTGCCTTCGTCTGGGCATTACCGCCCACGCGGGACACAGAGATGCCCACGTTGATGGCGGGACGAACACCCTTAAAGAACAAGTCCGGTTCCAGGTAGATCTGACCATCGGTGATCGAAATCACGTTAGTCGGAATATACGCCGAAACTTCACCTTCCAATGTTTCAATAATCGGCAATGCCGTCATCGAACCACCGCCCAGTTCATCACTGAGCTTCGCCGCTCGTTCGAGCAAACGGCTGTGGCAGTAGAACACGTCCCCAGGATACGCTTCACGACCAGGGGGGCGACGCATCAACAACGACAACTGACGATAGGCGGTGGCTTGACGCGTGAGATCATCATAGACGATCAGGGTATGTTTACCCTGGTACATGAAGTACTCGGCAATCGAAGCACCAGCATAAGGAGCGATATACTGCAATGGGGCTGGATCGCTGGCCGAAGCACTGACGACGATGGTGTAATCCATCGCACCGGCCTTCGTGAGAGCTTCCACAACGCCTGCGGTCGAGCTGGCTCGCTGGCCACACGACACATACACGCAGATGACGTCGCCGCCCTTCTGATTGATGATCGCGTCGATCGCAACGGCCGTCTTTCCGGTCTTGCGGTCACCAATGATCAACTGACGCTGGCCACGTCCCACGGGTGTCATGGCATCGACAGCCTTGATCCCCGACTGCAATGGCTGCTTCACTGGCTGTCGTCCGGCAACACCCGGAGCCGTCGTTTCCAACGGACGAGTCTGGGTCGACATCACCGGGCCTTTGCCGTCGAGTGGCACCCCCAGCGGATCGACGACGCGGCCGATCAGTTCTTCACCGACCGGCACGGACAACAGCGATCCCGTCGTGCGAACTTCTTCGCCTTCGGTGATCTTCAGGTAATTGCCGAGAATAATCACCCCAACGGAGTTCTCTTCCAGGTTAAACACCTGGCCACGAACCCCGCTCCTGGTGAACTCGACCATTTCGCCGGCCATTGCCGATGCCAGGCCGTAGACACGCGCGATGCCGTCACCGACCTCGACGACGCGTCCGACTTCACTGGTTTGGATCTGTCCGCGAAAGCCTTCAATTTCCGTCTTGATGACTGAAGCGATCTCGCCCGCGTTGAATTTCATTCAGACACCTCTCGCGCAAACGAGCGCGAAGTTGTTTTACTTGAGTTTTCAAGGAACCGTCATAGACGGTATCGCCTACGCGAATCTTCATTCCACCGAGTAACGATGGATCGATTTGCGTTTCCAAAATCGGCTGTACTGATAAGGCGGTTGCCATCGAGTTTCGAATTGATTCGAGTGTCTCGGACGACAACTCCACTGCACTCGTCACCTGTACCCGCCGCTGACCCAGACGCCGTTCGACTTCTCGAACAGCCAACTGGCGAATCAACGGCAGCAACTCCAGTCGATCATGATGAGCGACCACGCGGATGAAGTTTGCAAACAGCGGCGTCGATCGCGGCACGACCACTTTCTCAAGCAGTTGTAACTTCGCTTCGACGCTCAGCTCTTGCGTCCGCAGCATGCGGTCGAATTCCGCATTCTGCGCCATGACATCATCCACAAACGAACCCAACTCTTCCAACGCCGACGTTACTCCGTCAGGCCCCGCCGTGTCGAGATATGCCTGCGAGTACACCTTGGCGACCGAACGAGCGCCAGGATCTTCCATCACCGAAGGAATTCGGGTGATCAGGTCTTGTGATTGCACGACACCAGTCCCCTAGTTCCGACGAACGTTGATCTGAGCGAGTGCGTCACTGACCAAACGATCTTGATCCGCACCGGAGAGACTACGACCGATCACTTGTTCGGTCGCATTCACGACGTTCGATGACACAAAGTCAAACAGTTCCGTCAGAGCGAGATCTCGCGAACGTTCGATCTCGGCAATTGCACGATGCTTGGTTGCATCGGCTTCTCGCTGAGCCGTCGCCACAATCTCTTGCTTGGTGTGTTCGGCATCACGTCGTGCTTCCGCCAGAATGTCACGGACTTCTTCCTGAACCTTTGCCAATTTGACTTCGTAGTCCTTGAGCAAAGCTTCTGACTTCAGTCGGCTCTCTTCCGCGTCTGCAATGTTCTGCCGAATCCCACGCTCACGCTCATTCAACCCTGCTTGCAATGGCCCCCAGGCCCCGGCACGAAGAACCGCCACATAGACGACGAACGTCACGAGCGAGAACAGAGCCAGATCGTACTTCCAGTTCATCGGCAGGCTCGTGTCATGCGCTCCACCTCCGTGTTCGGCTGCAGCATGAGCATCGCCATGAGCGGCCTCGCCCGCCGCCGACACCAAAGCTGGCGACGACAACGAACAGCACAGAATAAGAGCGAACAACAATCGAGAGACTGAAGAGACCATGGCGAACGACCTGCAGGGACAGAGTTCACTTGATTGACGGAACCGACCGGATCAGTTGAACGGCTTGTAGTTGGCGTTGCTGCCCATGCAGACGATCAACGCGAAGAACGTTGCACCTTCGATCAAAGCCGCGGCGATAATCATCGCGGTTTGAATCTTGGCAGCAGCTTCTGGCTGGCGGGCCATACCTTCGACAGCGGCTTGACCAATACGGCCGATGCCGTAGCCAGCACCACAGATCGTCA
This genomic interval from Schlesneria paludicola DSM 18645 contains the following:
- the atpA gene encoding F0F1 ATP synthase subunit alpha; amino-acid sequence: MKFNAGEIASVIKTEIEGFRGQIQTSEVGRVVEVGDGIARVYGLASAMAGEMVEFTRSGVRGQVFNLEENSVGVIILGNYLKITEGEEVRTTGSLLSVPVGEELIGRVVDPLGVPLDGKGPVMSTQTRPLETTAPGVAGRQPVKQPLQSGIKAVDAMTPVGRGQRQLIIGDRKTGKTAVAIDAIINQKGGDVICVYVSCGQRASSTAGVVEALTKAGAMDYTIVVSASASDPAPLQYIAPYAGASIAEYFMYQGKHTLIVYDDLTRQATAYRQLSLLMRRPPGREAYPGDVFYCHSRLLERAAKLSDELGGGSMTALPIIETLEGEVSAYIPTNVISITDGQIYLEPDLFFKGVRPAINVGISVSRVGGNAQTKAMKKVAGSLRLDLAAFRELEAFAQMGTELDKSTQQQLDRGYRMVELLKQPQFQPLAMTDQVMSIYAGSKGYFDKVPVPRVQEAESNMLRFIREEKAEVREALLASGALDDKTEALLKQALEEWRTRWQTTEAK
- the atpH gene encoding ATP synthase F1 subunit delta, whose protein sequence is MQSQDLITRIPSVMEDPGARSVAKVYSQAYLDTAGPDGVTSALEELGSFVDDVMAQNAEFDRMLRTQELSVEAKLQLLEKVVVPRSTPLFANFIRVVAHHDRLELLPLIRQLAVREVERRLGQRRVQVTSAVELSSETLESIRNSMATALSVQPILETQIDPSLLGGMKIRVGDTVYDGSLKTQVKQLRARLRERCLNEIQRGRDRFSHQDGN
- the atpF gene encoding F0F1 ATP synthase subunit B gives rise to the protein MNWKYDLALFSLVTFVVYVAVLRAGAWGPLQAGLNERERGIRQNIADAEESRLKSEALLKDYEVKLAKVQEEVRDILAEARRDAEHTKQEIVATAQREADATKHRAIAEIERSRDLALTELFDFVSSNVVNATEQVIGRSLSGADQDRLVSDALAQINVRRN
- a CDS encoding ATP synthase F0 subunit C, whose amino-acid sequence is MSQNLRVLVYGVGLFLAFAAPACAADGGNGGLHFSAAIGAALTICGAGYGIGRIGQAAVEGMARQPEAAAKIQTAMIIAAALIEGATFFALIVCMGSNANYKPFN